GTGTGATGTTCAGACACGGTGTAGAGCTGAGAACCTCTCCACAGTGTCAAGTTACTGATGCATTTTTCTATATATCCACATTGTTTGATCAAATCTGATCATACAGTACGTGCTGCTTACTAATAAGGTCCCTTCATGTGTTTGAAAATCAAATTGAACTAAAATTAATTGAATTATAGTTAAAGTGAAGTGAAGACTGCCGTTTCTCACTGATATTACATCCAGTTGATAcaactctctcctctccttgtttgcAGGTCTTATTCTTCTCTTCTATGTAATTTTCTACATCTTCCTGGCTGGCTTGTTCGCGCTCACCATGTATGTCATGCTGCAGACCCTGGACGACCACAAACCCACCTGGCAAGACAGGCTCTCCACACCAGGTGCAGCAACTAATGATACAAACCGCACAAACAcaggtcacagtctgtgctgcGGTGTCACCAACCTCccgctgtctctctgtcactcacagGCATGGTGATTAGACCCAAAGCGGACGAGACCTTTGAGATTGTCTATCACACTAAGAACACTGAGAGCTGGGACATGTACACTCAGACGCTGGACAAGTTCCTGTCACGTAAGTCTGCCTCTCAGCTGCGCTTACAGTGACTCAAAAAGCTTACTGCTGTGGATTATCCAAAGACCCAGAATGAATTGTTTTTACCTAATAAGAGATAATTCCTTTACAGTTAGCGGGTAGGAGATTGCCTTGCACTAGGGTTTTAGTTGAGTCATAAGCTcttacaaacaaaataaaccccacccccaccctcatcTCTCCTGCAGCCTACAACAACTCCATCCAGGCCCAGAAAAATGATGAGTGCACCCCAGACCAGTACTTCCTGCAGGAGGACAGCAACGACGTGAAGAACAACCCGAAGCGCTCTTGTCAGTTCAACCGCACCATGCTGGAGGAGTGCTCTGGAATCAATGACCGTTACTATGGATACCAGGAGGGCAAGCCATGCATCATCATCAAGCTGAATCGGgtatgaaagagaaagaggcaagGGAAATGGATGGTGTTGCTAGGAGACATGGAGTGATTGAGATAATGAGACTGGTTGGGAATGAGGAAAAGATAatcccagtaaaaaaaaaaaaaagaagtcagtATAAAGATTAGAGTCACCAGTTGTTCCATTTCTTGTTGCTTTAAACAGctttaaacattattttcctttcatCAGTGTTTACATAAGACTGAGATGAGAGATGGTGCTGGAGAtgtgttgtctttctctctctctcaccaggtGATTGGGATGCGGCCAGGACTGAACGGACAGGCTCCGTATGTCACCTGTGGTGCAAAGGTAAtccctttttgtctttcacaaTGAAAGGCTTAACATAACAATTTGGATTTCAGCCCATTCATAGCTATTGTGCCTCACTCTCATCTGCAATATGTCTCCTATCGCTCCTCTCCCCTTtcatttaatgtttgtgtttgtactgtttCAACCATCATGTCTGTGTTGCATTTACAACGCATATGTACATTGctgttcttttccttccttttttctctgctcCATCATGTCCCTTTGATTTGCCCACTCTAAGAGATACAAAGTTGGCAAAGATGAATGGGTAAGAACAGGataagaaaatgtgtttggtaGAGTTTTAGGTGATGTTTACACTTGAGTAGCAGTAGTGTAGAGTGCAGTTGCATATGAGGTGTCTTGCCTTAAAAAAGACTGTTGAAGAAGATGGCAGGCGCGTTGGGAAATGAGACatagagaaaagaagaagattaATGAGGCTTCCCTTCTCTGCTCCCACATATGTGAAGTGATCTTTCAGGCTGTAACTGATGAAGCTGTTTCACTCCCTCAGAGAGAAGACACTGACAAAATTGGAGAGTTGGTGTACTTCCCTCCAAATGGCACATTCAACCTTATGTACTATCCTTACTATGGCAAGAAAGCTCAGGTAAGTGGCTCAGGTACTGtgctttacattaaaaatacacaatatgTTAAAGTTTGCTGCTAATGATACAACAGCTTTTATTAACTTTGCATTTTGCATTAAATATGCACCAGACAGAAAATGCTGGTTCAAATCCGTGTTCAGAGATGTCATTGGATCTGTTTTTGCAGGTGAACTATTCTCAGCCTTTGGTTGCCGTCAAGTTCCTTAACATTACTGTCAATCAAGACGTCAACATCGAGTGCAAGATCAACGCCAACAACATTCCAATTGGAAGTGAAAGAGACAAGTTTGCTGGAAGAGTGTCTTTCAAGCTGAGGATCAACACTAACTAGGTTgacctttttcctctcttgaaAATCACTTTCTTCATTCTCTGCAACACTGCACGTGCACAGAAACAAATCACAGTATTCACACCCTTTGTAGGTTTTGTTTACACATTGTCCAGTTGTGTTCTGAGATGAGTTGAGAATAAAAGGGTGGTAATCCTGtcattatttctgtctgtgcgCTTTGGGACAAATTCTTTCCTGTACATTAGTTTGAGGTGATGTCTATTTATACTGCATGACAAACTAGGGGATATAAAGGATGTGAACATGTGTTTTCAGAGTTTGCAAGGATCAGCAACATTACCACTTTATTGCTGCTCCCCTCCTGCTGCCTCCTTATAGAGTATCCCTCTATATATGAATATACACAAATTACAATACAAAATGTGTATATCTACAGTATTTATACGGTATCATAACCTTATATCAGTACATCTATTTTGTTGCACTTAAAAGAATAGTCCAACCGACTCGTGTATATCTTGATGGATGGATGCAGAGATGAAGccattttgcatgtgtgtattgtcTTTAGTGTGCTTTGAGGGCAGGAGGCCCTTGTGTCCCACCTCTCTGCTAAGTGTGAAATATGGTTATGTCAAATCACTGACCACCAGGAGGGACTGCACTGTAATCTTCTAAACTACACGCACAGCCAGTATGTGTTTCGAAAACAACATACACTAAGATTGaaatctttaaagaaaaaaaaaatttttaaaaagggagTTACAGTAGAATTCAAAaactttaagtgtgtgtgtgtgcgtgtgtgtgtgtgtgtgtgtgtgtgtggttgtctgtgtgtgttgctgtttgtgtgtgtgttccattcACAGTTCCCATCTCATACTGTAGGTCGGGAAATTGCATGCAATGTGCAATATTCATTAAGTGGCAAACATTATGAATGCTTGAGTCCGTTCTTCACGTGAGAGGACTTGGATTAAATGATAATCATTTTGGATCATTTCATATTCAAACTGGTTGTTTGACCTGAGAGCAGCCTGTTAAAAACAGGGGTATTTGGGTTGCTGCGAATGCTCATATCAACGCAGCTGACGCCAAACGAACTCTGATGGGAGACAGGACGTCAGTTATGTCTCATCTTGACAACATTACCTTAAGTAAATTCAGCTCCCTGGCTCCCCCCAGACGAAAGTTATCAGCTCAAACAACCATGTCAACATCACGTGAGAACAGCTAAAATGATCCTCCTGCTGCACAATGACGTTACACTCCCTGACACTGTCATTTCATTCCTAAAGTTAAACCAGGAACCATTTTCTTGTGTCtcaatttgtaattaatttaaacatgaatatttagagttgttttttttttttttttttgtgtgtgttgcatctATTTCACATGTATCAGAAATAGATGCCATTgtcatattttgtatttatttgcacTGGAAGTgtgctttttcctcttcttctctcttctttttttgtgatgcTGAGCTGAATTAATCAATGTATGTACAgtttcagaggaggaggacatagaaagtttgtgtttgttccctttgtttcattcattctcaTACTTAGCCTCTAAAATATTCGTCCAGGATATCAAAATGTGTAGTTTGCATCTTCTTTTAAAGGTAATTAGAGTCTTGATAATGTGAAGTGTTTGTCAATCAGAGTTTTGTTCTATAGGCCTGTAGGAAATGACCAAATCTTGAGATTTGCTTTCACATAGAAAATGATATTGTCCCATgtaatcctttttttctgcagtattCTGAACTGTTGCATGAATCAGGCTGACGGCAAAGCCATCATGATAACTAGATAACCAGTTTGAACAACCAACCTTTAAAACCTTAAAgcttttaaaattcataaatTATGCTTGAGTTTGGTGCTGGAGCTGTTTACTTAACCTGTGTTCACTGTGCCGTACAGGTACACAGAACTGAGATTAGCGGTAGAAATGTGTGGagtcacatttttaaacattgcCCTGGCGCAGCTACAAAATTGTAACCAATCCGACTGTGATCCTGCCATGTCACTGCAGCTAATGTGGAACACAAGCATCTGTTCACTCACATTAAGGTTTGGCTTGGCTCCACCATTTAATTTCTCTCACAGCAATGTGTTCCTCAATATGCATGTACATATCTCTCGCAGTGGTTTAAAGAGGACCTCATTATCTAAtccagccagacagacagagaaagaaagaaagacagttaAATCTAATCAAGATGGATGCGCCCTAACATCATCATACGCCCTAACAGTCATCTGAGGCTCTTTTTTGGGCTTTTTGTGACTGACTGACCACTTCACATGCATTTCTCCTCTGGCATCCCTGCAACACTTACTTAATTTCACTGTAATCTCTTAATCTGACCGGCTAATCCAGAGCAGGCACGCTGAACTTCTTTACCCTACTTTATCGCTCCTCCTCCTTGTGTCAAACACTTGGTTCACTATCATCGTGTTCGAGATGGATAAAACAAGGTTCATTccttcctcattttttttcttctgtgcatTCAATTCCTATTTTTCCCCATTCATTGTTAAACTCAGTGAGGCCCTTTTAAATCACAACGaagcaaataaaatgttttgcttcATCACCTCCATTTGTTTGACTTATGTGCATGTGAAGATTTGTTCTTCAACCAAAGATCTTCATGAcagtttaaatattatttaCGTTGCTGCACTGACTCATCCTGAGCAGCAGATCTTAGTAAGGATCTCAGGCAGAAATACTGTAGGATCCAGGTGGAGGGCAACAGACCCTGTGTGATTAAAAGGCCTACTCatatataataatgataatgataattatagtaataataatatgcaCAAAAGGAACAGGTTTCATTACAACATAACAGTGCCTCCTGGTGGACAGACAGTGTTGTTCCCCAGTGTCACAGAATGTTATTTCCTGTTATCTCCATTTAtcccttttattttctgtgataaTTTGGAGATGTCCTCAAAAAGCaatatatttatttcttgtGTATTTATTGGAAAAGGctgtaacaaaataaacaaagcgTATCATCAagagcaaaggagaaaaaaaaagga
This genomic stretch from Toxotes jaculatrix isolate fToxJac2 chromosome 12, fToxJac2.pri, whole genome shotgun sequence harbors:
- the atp1b2b gene encoding sodium/potassium-transporting ATPase subunit beta-2b, with the translated sequence MAKDGEKNEWKDFIWNPRTREFLGRTASSWGLILLFYVIFYIFLAGLFALTMYVMLQTLDDHKPTWQDRLSTPGMVIRPKADETFEIVYHTKNTESWDMYTQTLDKFLSPYNNSIQAQKNDECTPDQYFLQEDSNDVKNNPKRSCQFNRTMLEECSGINDRYYGYQEGKPCIIIKLNRVIGMRPGLNGQAPYVTCGAKREDTDKIGELVYFPPNGTFNLMYYPYYGKKAQVNYSQPLVAVKFLNITVNQDVNIECKINANNIPIGSERDKFAGRVSFKLRINTN